In a genomic window of Phragmites australis chromosome 14, lpPhrAust1.1, whole genome shotgun sequence:
- the LOC133890735 gene encoding peptidyl-prolyl cis-trans isomerase CYP37, chloroplastic, whose amino-acid sequence MASRVAAMALTGARPTPHATAAAADTKCRAWRTQLSLHRRGTRGLIARASHRLQQHPSCAAEEGVIQWLRRAAAALAIAAQISISLPANAVLYSPDTDLPRTGELALRRAIPANPNMKAIQESLEDISYLLRIPQRKPYGTMEGDVKKAMKIAVDNKEAILGSIPVEHKEEGAKLYTSLLEEKGGLQTLLKYIKDNDPDKLSIALASSLDTVAELELLQAPGLSFLLPQQYLEYPRLTGRGVVEFTVEKGDGSTFFPTAGGDPKSIATIQVVIDGYSAPLTAGNFAKLVLDGAYDGVTLKCASQAIIADNETGNKGYTVPLEVMPAGQFEPLYRTPLSIQDGELPVLPMSVYGAVAMSHSVDSDEYSSPSQLFFYLYDKRNSGLGGISFDEGQFSVFGYTTGGREVLSQIKTGDKIRSAKLVQGRERLVLPTAAAGES is encoded by the exons ATGGCGTCGCGCGTGGCCGCGATGGCGCTCACCGGCGCCCGTCCTACGCCCCACGCAACCGCTGCCGCGGCCGACACCAAGTGCCGCGCGTGGAGGACGCAGCTTAGCCTCCACCGACGCGGCACTCGCGGCCTGATCGCCCGCGCCTCCCACCGCCTCCAGCAGCATCCCTCCTGCGCGGCTGAG GAGGGGGTGATACAGTGGCTGAGGAGGGCGGCCGCGGCGCTGGCCATCGCCGCCCAGATTTCCATATCGCTGCCGGCGAACGCGGTGCTCTACTCTCCGGACACGGATTTGCCGAGGACCGGGGAGCTGGCACTGAGGAGGGCCATCCCCGCCAACCCAAATATGAAGGCCATACAG GAATCGCTGGAGGATATATCCTACTTGCTGAGGATACCACAGAGGAAGCCGTATGGTACCATGGAGGGCGATGTGAAGAAGGCCATGAAA ATTGCAGTGGACAACAAGGAGGCAATCTTGGGAAGCATACCTGTAGAGCACAAGGAGGAGGGCGCCAAGCTATATACTTCCCTGCTTGAAGAGAAG GGAGGTTTGCAAACTCTTTTGAAATATATCAAGGATAATGACCCTGACAAACTTTCCATAGCACTTGCTTCGTCTCTTGATACTGTTGCTGAATTGGAGCTGTTGCAG GCTCCTGGCTTGTCCTTTCTCCTGCCTCAACAGTATTTAGAATACCCAAG GCTAACAGGAAGAGGAGTTGTTGAATTCACAGTTGAAAAGGGTGATGGTTCAACATTCTTTCCAACTGCTGGTGGTGACCCCAAAAGTATTGCTACAATTCAG GTCGTCATTGATGGATACTCTGCCCCGCTGACTGCTGGAAACTTTGCGAAATTG GTTTTGGATGGGGCATATGATGGGGTGACACTGAAATGTGCAAGTCAGGCAATTATTGCAGATAATGAGACTGGGAACAAAGGCTACACCGTGCCATTAGAGGTTATGCCTGCTGGACAATTTGAACCACTATATAGAACTCCGCTAAGTATTCAG GATGGAGAATTGCCAGTCCTACCGATGTCTGTATATGGTGCTGTTGCCATGTCACATAGTGTGGATTCAGATGAATACTCATCACCAAGCCAGCTCTTCTTCTATCTTTATGATAAGAgaaac TCTGGTTTAGGAGGAATATCGTTTGATGAAGGACAATTTTCAGTTTTCGG GTATACAACAGGTGGAAGAGAAGTTCTGTCACAGATTAAGACGGGAGATAAAATTCGTTCTGCCAAGCTTGTGCAAGGCAGAGAACGCCTTGTGCTACCAACAGCAGCGGCCGGAGAAAGCTGA
- the LOC133890736 gene encoding caffeoylshikimate esterase, translated as MPAGEQQEGEAPAPPAHFWGEHPATEAEYYAAHGAEGESSYFNTTPDDGARRLFTRAWRPRAPVRPRALVFMVHGYGNDISWTFQSTAVFLARSGFACFAADLPGHGRSHGLRAFVPDLEAAVADLLAFFRAVRAREEHAGLPCFLFGESMGGAICLLIHLRTPPEEWAGSVLVAPMCRISDRIRPPWPLPEILTFVARFAPTAAIVPTADLIEKSVKVPAKRVLAARNPLRYNGRPRLGTVIELLRATDELAVRLGEVTIPFLVVHGSADEVTDPDVSRALYETAASKDKTIKIYDGMLHSMLFGEPDESIERVRGDILAWLNERCTPPAST; from the coding sequence ATGCCGGCGGGcgagcagcaggagggggaagcgccggcgccgcccgccCACTTCTGGGGCGAGCACCCGGCCACGGAGGCGGAGTACTACGCGGCGCACGGCGCGGAGGGCGAGTCCTCCTACTTCAACACCACGCCCGACGACGGGGCGCGGCGGCTCTTCACGCGCGCGTGGAGGCCCCGTGCGCCCGTGCGGCCCAGGGCACTCGTCTTCATGGTCCACGGCTACGGCAACGACATCAGCTGGACGTTCCAGTCCACGGCCGTCTTCCTCGCGCGCTCGGGGTTCGCCTGCTTCGCCGCCGATCTCCCGGGCCACGGTCGCTCCCACGGCCTCCGCGCCTTCGTCCCCGACCTCgaagccgccgtcgccgacctcCTCGCCTTCTTCCGCGCCGTCAGGGCGCGGGAGGAGCACGCGGGCCTGCCCTGCTTCCTCTTCGGGGAGTCCATGGGCGGGGCCATCTGCCTGCTCATCCACCTCCGCACGCCACCGGAGGAGTGGGCCGGCTCGGTTCTCGTCGCGCCCATGTGTAGGATCTCCGACCGGATCCGCCCGCCGTGGCCGCTGCCGGAGATCCTCACGTTCGTCGCGCGGTTCGCGCCCACGGCCGCAATCGTGCCCACCGCCGACCTCATCGAGAAGTCCGTCAAGGTGCCCGCCAAGCGCGTGCTTGCCGCGCGCAACCCCTTGCGATACAACGGCCGGCCCAGACTCGGCACCGTCATCGAGCTGCTACGGGCCACCGACGAGCTGGCCGTGCGCCTCGGCGAGGTCACTATCCCGTTCCTCGTCGTGCACGGCAGCGCCGACGAGGTGACCGACCCCGACGTCAGCCGCGCCCTGTACGAGACCGCCGCCAGCAAGGACAAGACCATCAAGATATACGACGGGATGCTCCACTCCATGCTCTTTGGGGAGCCTGACGAGAGCATCGAGCGCGTCCGCGGCGACATCCTCGCCTGGCTCAACGAGCGATGCACGCCGCCGGCATCTACCTGA
- the LOC133890974 gene encoding putative cell wall protein has product MAKSSSALLVLVVLAAAVQLGFAARPVPVPAAQQAASAASEEVKRPDTLQEGTVLIPGIGRYEIGSHYIPDITGLDHSIPAAANGKFLPGADDTWVPNPGFEIPNPFRPGSSAP; this is encoded by the coding sequence ATGGCCAAGTCGTCATCGGCACTGCTCGTCCTGGTCGTTCTGGCCGCGGCGGTCCAGCTGGGCTTCGCGGCGCGTCCCGTCCCGGTGCCGGCCGCGCAGCAGGCTGCCTCGGCGGCGTCTGAGGAGGTGAAGCGGCCGGACACGCTGCAGGAGGGGACGGTGCTGATCCCGGGGATCGGCCGCTACGAGATCGGCAGCCACTACATCCCCGACATCACGGGGCTGGACCACAgcatccccgccgccgccaacgGGAAGTTCCTCCCCGGCGCCGACGACACCTGGGTGCCCAACCCCGGCTTCGAGATCCCCAACCCCTTCCGCCCCGGCTCCTCCGCTCCCTGA